The Pongo pygmaeus isolate AG05252 chromosome 18, NHGRI_mPonPyg2-v2.0_pri, whole genome shotgun sequence DNA window AAAGAGCTCGCCCCCCTTGCTGCCCAACCCCTTTCTTGCTCTTCCACATGAGGCGAAGTCACTTAACAGGTATGGAGAAGAGTCTCTACTGCAGGAGGGGTACAGTATTTTGAGGCCATGCATCCTAGAAGGTACTTCCTTTTTGGCCGGTGGTACAGCAAGTAGCTCCAAAGTCAGATCCTTGAGAAGCCCTTGCTCTTAGGAGATGGGCTGAAGAGCTCTGGTCAATACGGTAAGAATAAGGGGCCCAATCTGCCAGAGATACTGAAGCAGCATCCCAGGTCCCCTAGAACTTTCCAACCACAGAAATCTCAGGAcaggtggttgtggtggtgtttTGCATTCTTCCCAAGCCCCCTTCTCTGCCACCACCACAGGCTGCCTCCTGAGACTGAAGGTGGCTTTGACTGCTAGTCACTTAGTGGGGAAAATCTCTGCAGATAAGATGACACAGTAGGGAGGCAGAACTGGTGCTGAGGACAGGGATTGCGTGTGGTTggctcctctgagcctcaggtttccCAGCTCCGAAGGAACCGATGGCCAGGAATCTGAGCAGCGGGCCACAGAAGCCATGGTAAGGAGGCCTCGTGGTCTCTGATGTCTGTCCTCCAGACGTGCATCCTTAGGAGGCCCAGCATCTTTATTCCCTTGCAGATCCTCAACAAGTACGACTCATGGATTTCCTTCCTGAGCAGCGTGCGGTACTGGATGGCCTTCAACGTGGAGCGGGCCTGCCAGTCCTACTTTGGTTGTGTGCAGTGTATTAGCGGGCCCTTGGGCATGTACCGCAACAGCCTCCTCCAGCAGTTCCTGGAGGACTGGTACCATCAGAAGTTCCTAGGCAGCAAGTGCAGCTTCGGGGATGACCGGCACCTCACCAACCGAGTCCTGAGCCTTGGCTACCGAACTAAGTATACTGCGCGCTCCAAGTGCCTCACAGAGACCCCCACTAAGTACCTCCGGTGGCTCAACCAGCAAACCCGCTGGAGCAAGTCTTACTTCCGGGAGTGGCTCTACAACTCTCTGTGGTTCCATAAGCACCACCTCTGGATGACCTATGAGTCAGTGGTCACGGgtttcttccccttcttcctcatTGCCACGGTTATACAGCTTTTCTACCGGGGCCGCATCTGGAACATTCTCCTCTTCCTGCTGACGGTGCAGCTGGTAGGCATTATCAAGGCCACCTATGCCTGCTTCCTTCGGGGCAATGCAGAGATGATCTTCATGTCCCTCTACTCCCTCCTCTATATGTCCAGCCTTCTGCCGGCCAAGATCTTTGCCATTGCTACCATCAACAAGTCTGGCTGGGGCACCTCTGGCCGAAAAACCATTGTGGTGAACTTCATTGGCCTCATCCCTGTGTCCATCTGGGTGGCAGTTCTCCTGGGAGGGCTGGCCTACACAGCTTATTGCCAGGACCTGTTCAGTGAGACGGAGCTAGCCTTCCTTGTCTCCGGGGCTATACTGTATGGCTGCTACTGGGTGGCCCTCCTCATGCTGTATCTGGCCATCATCGCCCGGCGATGTGGGAAGAAGCCAGAGCAGTACAGCTTGGCTTTTGCTGAGGTGTGACATGGCCCCCAAGCAGAGCGGGTAAAGTGCAATGGgtaagggagggaaggggaatggaagagaaaagacggggtgggagggaggagggagtgcTGTGTTTTAGTCTCTTAATGGTCCAAAGGACAAATCTAAAATGCAAAGAACGGTGATGTAGTATGGCCTGACAGCCCTGTTTAGAGGAGGCAACACTGATCCCCCATGTGCAGGGCTGCAGGGGATTCTGTGTTTTCAGACTGCCTGTCTGCTTGCATCTGCACATAGGCAGTAGCCTCCCCCTGGGCTCCAAAGGGCACTCAGAAGTGTGCTAAACCAAGTAAGTCCCATTCAGTGGCAACTTGTGATAGGTACCTGAGTGACGGCAACCTGCGGAAGGAGGTTCTCCCAGCCCATCTGAACACAATCAGAGGTGGCAGGAGAATTTCTACTGAGCGAGCTGGGCCGGTTAGTGTATGTCACCCCCA harbors:
- the HAS3 gene encoding hyaluronan synthase 3; its protein translation is MPVQLTTALRVVGTSLFALAVLGGILAAYVTGYQFIHTEKHYLSFGLYGAILGLHLLIQSLFAFLEHRRMRRAGQVLKLPSPRRGSVALCIAAYQEDPDYLRKCLRSAQRISFPDLKVVMVVDGNRQEDAYMLDIFHEVLGGTEQAGFFVWRSNFHEAGEGETEASLQEGMDRVRDVVRASTFSCIMQKWGGKREVMYTAFKALGDSVDYIQVCDSDTVLDPACTIEMLRVLEEDPQVGGVGGDVQILNKYDSWISFLSSVRYWMAFNVERACQSYFGCVQCISGPLGMYRNSLLQQFLEDWYHQKFLGSKCSFGDDRHLTNRVLSLGYRTKYTARSKCLTETPTKYLRWLNQQTRWSKSYFREWLYNSLWFHKHHLWMTYESVVTGFFPFFLIATVIQLFYRGRIWNILLFLLTVQLVGIIKATYACFLRGNAEMIFMSLYSLLYMSSLLPAKIFAIATINKSGWGTSGRKTIVVNFIGLIPVSIWVAVLLGGLAYTAYCQDLFSETELAFLVSGAILYGCYWVALLMLYLAIIARRCGKKPEQYSLAFAEV